A window from Neobacillus sp. PS3-40 encodes these proteins:
- a CDS encoding malate synthase G — translation MTNYVNVGNLQVAHELYEFINSEAIPGSKVDQKQFWAGLEVLVKDLTPKNKELLTKRDEIQDKINSWHFENKDFEFAKYKAFLEDIGYLEPEADDFEITTVGADDEVAIQAGPQLVVPVNNGRYAINAANARWGSLYDALYGTDAISEEDGAHIEGSYNPIRGEKVISFAKEFLDQTIPLKEGSHKDVVQYSIADGKLAVTLTNGNQVGLVNEEKFAGYQGDFKKPYAILLKNNGLHFEIQIDQSHPIGKTDNAGMKDILMEAALSTIMDCEDSVAAVDAEDKVLVYRNWLGLMKGDLSATFVKANKTMTRTLNPDRCYVSPVGEEFVLRGRSLMFSRNVGHLMTINAILDQNGEEIQEGILDTVVTSLLAKHSLLGNGPYQNSSKNSIYIVKPKMHGSAEVAFANQLFDRVEDLLGLERNTLKMGVMDEERRTSLNLKACIREVSSRVVFINTGFLDRTGDEMHTSMGSGPMIRKNEMKSSAWLQGYEKSNVNNGLETGFQGRAQIGKGMWAMPDLMEDMLKQKIGHPKAGANTAWVPSPTAATLHAMHYHQVDVTRVQNDLLNDIKDLRNEILQIPVAKSPQWGCEEIQEELDNNAQGILGYVVRWVEQGIGCSKVPDINNIALMEDRATLRISSQHMANWLHHEICTKEQVLETLQRMAKVVDAQNAGDPAYRAMSIDFDNSIAFKAACDLVFQGYDQPNGYTEPILHRRRLEAKAKFAVKQ, via the coding sequence ATGACAAACTATGTAAACGTAGGCAATCTGCAAGTCGCACATGAGCTCTATGAGTTCATAAATTCAGAAGCAATTCCCGGAAGCAAAGTGGATCAGAAACAATTTTGGGCTGGATTGGAAGTATTGGTTAAAGATTTGACTCCTAAAAATAAAGAATTGCTTACAAAACGAGATGAGATTCAAGACAAAATCAATTCATGGCATTTTGAAAATAAAGATTTCGAGTTTGCTAAATATAAAGCGTTCTTAGAAGACATTGGCTATCTTGAACCGGAAGCAGATGACTTCGAAATAACTACAGTTGGGGCAGATGATGAAGTTGCGATTCAGGCTGGTCCCCAATTAGTTGTTCCTGTTAATAATGGTCGTTACGCTATAAATGCTGCCAACGCACGCTGGGGAAGTCTATACGATGCTCTTTACGGGACAGATGCGATCAGTGAAGAAGACGGAGCACATATTGAAGGTTCCTATAATCCAATCCGCGGTGAGAAGGTTATTTCTTTTGCAAAAGAATTTCTAGATCAAACTATTCCATTAAAGGAAGGCTCACATAAAGATGTTGTTCAATACAGCATTGCAGATGGGAAACTAGCTGTAACACTTACAAATGGAAATCAGGTTGGGTTAGTGAATGAAGAAAAATTTGCTGGTTATCAAGGTGATTTTAAAAAACCATACGCTATCCTTCTAAAAAATAACGGGCTACACTTTGAAATCCAGATTGACCAAAGCCATCCAATTGGAAAAACAGATAATGCTGGTATGAAGGATATCCTTATGGAGGCAGCCCTTTCAACGATTATGGATTGCGAAGACTCTGTAGCAGCAGTTGATGCTGAAGATAAAGTTCTAGTCTATCGAAACTGGCTTGGTTTGATGAAAGGGGATTTGTCGGCAACTTTCGTAAAAGCCAATAAGACAATGACCCGTACATTGAATCCAGATCGTTGCTATGTTTCACCAGTTGGGGAGGAATTTGTACTTCGTGGGCGGTCCTTAATGTTTTCACGCAACGTGGGGCATTTAATGACAATCAATGCCATATTAGATCAGAATGGAGAGGAGATTCAGGAAGGGATACTTGATACAGTAGTTACAAGTTTACTTGCAAAGCATTCTCTTTTGGGAAATGGTCCATATCAAAATTCATCCAAAAACTCTATATATATCGTAAAACCGAAAATGCATGGTTCAGCAGAAGTGGCTTTTGCAAACCAACTGTTTGATCGTGTAGAAGATCTGCTAGGATTGGAACGAAATACACTAAAAATGGGGGTTATGGATGAAGAACGGCGTACATCATTAAACTTAAAAGCGTGCATCCGTGAAGTATCAAGCCGGGTTGTCTTTATTAATACTGGATTCCTTGATCGAACGGGTGATGAAATGCATACTTCAATGGGATCAGGACCGATGATTCGTAAAAATGAAATGAAATCATCTGCATGGCTCCAAGGCTATGAAAAGTCAAATGTGAATAATGGTCTTGAAACAGGCTTCCAAGGTCGTGCCCAAATTGGAAAAGGGATGTGGGCGATGCCTGACCTGATGGAGGATATGCTAAAGCAAAAGATCGGTCACCCAAAGGCTGGTGCAAATACAGCATGGGTTCCATCACCCACAGCCGCAACTCTTCATGCAATGCATTATCACCAAGTTGATGTGACCAGGGTTCAAAATGATCTTTTAAATGATATCAAAGATTTACGAAATGAAATTTTACAAATTCCAGTTGCTAAAAGTCCGCAATGGGGCTGCGAAGAGATTCAAGAAGAACTTGATAATAATGCACAAGGAATTCTTGGCTATGTGGTTCGCTGGGTTGAGCAAGGAATTGGCTGTTCGAAGGTACCTGACATCAACAATATAGCTCTGATGGAAGATCGCGCCACATTAAGGATTTCTAGCCAACATATGGCGAACTGGCTTCACCATGAGATTTGCACAAAAGAACAAGTATTGGAAACACTGCAGCGCATGGCAAAAGTGGTTGATGCCCAAAATGCCGGAGACCCTGCATATCGGGCTATGTCTATAGACTTCGATAACTCTATTGCATTCAAAGCAGCATGTGACCTTGTATTCCAAGGCTATGACCAACCGAACGGCTATACAGAACCAATTTTACATCGTCGTCGTTTAGAAGCAAAAGCAAAATTTGCAGTTAAACAATAG
- a CDS encoding agmatinase family protein — translation MKNFLFPDVVPPSFMWVRPERGDMTNVHEWIQPIMSTSDPEKSKDADIVLVGVPLSRSSIRSSGASEFPEAFRRSWKSFTTYNLDEDIDLSEMMVLDAGDVPMHVTDIRKCHDTIIQASAALHHYFPTTKVCAIGGDHSITAMMVKGLHQAKPDEKIGILQFDTHFDLRDLSDNGPSNGTPMRNLIESGVVKGSDMYNIGLHGFFNTKELKMYADEKGVNYITLRNARKKGIEETVQRCLEKLAASVDTIYVTVDMDVLDIAYAPGVPASTPGGMTTDELLEGVLTAGLHPKVKAMDIVCLDPLRDSHVQGTVKLGTHVFLTFLSGVKLRRE, via the coding sequence TTGAAAAATTTCCTCTTTCCTGACGTTGTTCCTCCTAGTTTCATGTGGGTAAGACCCGAGAGAGGAGACATGACAAATGTTCATGAATGGATTCAGCCAATCATGAGCACATCAGATCCTGAAAAAAGCAAGGATGCTGATATTGTCCTCGTTGGTGTACCTTTGTCGCGTTCGTCCATCAGATCCTCTGGTGCATCTGAATTCCCAGAAGCATTTAGACGGTCATGGAAAAGTTTCACAACCTATAATCTGGATGAAGATATTGATTTGTCTGAAATGATGGTTTTAGATGCTGGAGACGTCCCGATGCATGTCACAGATATTAGAAAATGTCATGATACTATTATCCAAGCGTCTGCTGCGCTTCATCACTATTTTCCAACCACAAAGGTGTGCGCGATTGGTGGAGACCATTCGATTACAGCTATGATGGTAAAAGGACTTCATCAAGCAAAACCAGACGAAAAAATTGGAATCCTTCAGTTCGATACCCATTTTGATTTACGTGACCTTTCCGATAATGGTCCATCAAATGGGACACCGATGCGAAATCTGATCGAAAGTGGAGTTGTAAAAGGTAGTGATATGTACAATATCGGTTTGCACGGATTTTTTAACACGAAAGAATTAAAGATGTATGCGGATGAAAAAGGAGTCAATTACATTACGCTCCGCAATGCTAGAAAAAAAGGGATCGAAGAAACGGTCCAACGTTGTTTAGAAAAATTAGCTGCTTCAGTTGATACTATTTATGTAACTGTCGATATGGATGTCCTTGATATTGCATATGCACCAGGTGTACCTGCCTCAACTCCGGGGGGAATGACAACTGATGAACTTCTCGAAGGAGTCTTAACTGCAGGGCTTCATCCAAAAGTGAAGGCAATGGATATTGTTTGTCTTGATCCTTTAAGAGATTCCCATGTTCAGGGAACGGTGAAACTTGGCACTCATGTTTTCTTAACTTTTTTGAGTGGAGTAAAACTACGTAGGGAATAG
- a CDS encoding IclR family transcriptional regulator, producing the protein MERENMVKSVSRALDIISLVSKKKGGLGVTEISKHIDINKSSVYRTLSTLVQYGYIEQDEVTSRYKLGYKFLEVSSKLLESIDLRSEARSFLLELENETNEVIHLVVFDQGEVVYIEKLDGTETLRMHSKVGKRAPMHCTSVGKAILAHLPTTVVLDILERKGMPVHTDKTITDKDIFLKVLAEVRQKGFALDLEENEYGITCIAAPIFDHIGKVIAAVSISGPTMRMKDERLKHLQTRMIQIGNQISTRLGFMGKI; encoded by the coding sequence TTGGAAAGAGAGAATATGGTCAAATCTGTGAGCAGGGCACTCGATATTATTTCGCTTGTTAGCAAGAAAAAGGGCGGATTGGGTGTTACCGAGATTTCCAAACATATTGATATTAATAAGAGCTCAGTGTATCGAACTCTATCAACACTAGTCCAATATGGTTATATTGAGCAGGATGAAGTAACAAGTCGCTATAAGCTTGGTTACAAATTTTTAGAGGTCAGTTCTAAACTTTTAGAATCAATTGATTTGAGATCAGAAGCAAGGTCATTCCTACTGGAACTTGAAAATGAAACGAATGAAGTTATCCACCTTGTTGTTTTTGACCAAGGGGAAGTTGTCTATATTGAAAAATTAGATGGTACTGAAACACTTAGAATGCATTCAAAAGTCGGGAAAAGGGCACCAATGCACTGCACTTCTGTAGGGAAAGCGATTCTGGCTCACCTGCCAACAACTGTGGTTCTTGATATTTTAGAGCGAAAAGGAATGCCCGTTCATACGGACAAAACGATTACTGATAAAGATATATTCCTTAAGGTACTTGCGGAAGTGAGACAAAAAGGCTTTGCACTTGACCTAGAGGAAAATGAGTACGGTATCACCTGTATTGCCGCCCCAATCTTTGACCATATTGGCAAGGTCATTGCGGCTGTTAGCATTTCAGGTCCGACAATGCGTATGAAGGATGAACGGTTAAAACATCTGCAAACACGTATGATTCAAATAGGTAACCAAATTTCAACAAGGCTAGGCTTTATGGGAAAAATTTAA
- a CDS encoding glutaredoxin family protein, translating into MNKQLIVYSTQDCIECTMVKQVLTEEGIPFEVRDVGMNPQFQKEVEAFGFLGVPVTVLGNRAIKGFTNELKELIEIAKNL; encoded by the coding sequence ATGAACAAACAACTTATTGTCTATTCTACTCAAGACTGTATTGAATGTACCATGGTTAAGCAGGTACTCACTGAAGAAGGAATTCCATTTGAAGTAAGGGATGTAGGGATGAACCCTCAATTTCAAAAGGAAGTGGAGGCATTCGGCTTTTTGGGGGTACCTGTAACTGTATTGGGTAATCGCGCAATCAAAGGTTTCACAAATGAACTGAAGGAACTCATTGAAATAGCCAAGAATTTATAA
- a CDS encoding ASCH domain-containing protein, with translation MTQNENNAFPAKTATVDRLITTPEDIDKVVKGQKTAVRRNGRYADVGEILSLHDHKYVVERVYSQSLGELTDEDARQEGFANVEKYKQSILLIHPGMPWLPQMRVWVHEFRPMADNN, from the coding sequence ATGACTCAAAATGAAAATAATGCTTTTCCTGCAAAAACTGCAACTGTTGACCGCCTAATCACAACACCCGAGGATATTGATAAAGTAGTGAAGGGGCAAAAAACGGCTGTTCGCAGAAATGGAAGATATGCAGATGTAGGTGAGATTTTAAGTCTTCATGATCATAAATATGTAGTTGAACGTGTCTATTCTCAGTCACTTGGGGAATTGACTGATGAGGATGCTCGTCAAGAAGGATTCGCTAATGTAGAGAAATACAAGCAATCGATTCTGTTGATCCATCCGGGTATGCCTTGGTTGCCGCAAATGAGAGTTTGGGTCCATGAATTTCGACCAATGGCAGATAATAACTAG
- a CDS encoding helix-turn-helix domain-containing protein produces MEGKWLIADRDLNEREGLKWLLKTTSIPVTNILLAADFQEFIVYFERETPDIVLMELDMITKEDWSSFRGLMEIYEPILLFTSAEATFEKARMAIDMQALDLMIRPFSTTKVKSAYQKAARRLGKKRHTIGSLHPNSYQDVSYESLFISQASVSENFHLAAFQTESVEMVRTLHSFLTEYPFKDVHGIFALGDKVLVLFNDSRLYITEQCQKALRKWEEEFTEPLAVVVHIGKSSSLTLNQKYLQTKKMLELTFYKGYSQVVEFEYSPEWVHIDPFLTPPEQRSWIDMLTNFNSEKIKEWLYAEFLHLQEPYPDPGLVRIRLTSILAQIRRFMKTFNLQGNAGNELEYRSIFNSILYDTVLYRTVQNLILFIQKVFLAAENSKNNSKQEPIELAISYMESHFSDSNLRLEQVAQYVDRNPSYFSHLLISKTGTGFTEVLAGIRMKEAKRLLNETTKPIKEISDLVGYQNSNYFSRIFKEFFGVSPREYRIQRRVSV; encoded by the coding sequence GTGGAAGGAAAATGGTTAATTGCAGATCGAGATTTAAATGAACGTGAAGGGTTAAAATGGTTATTAAAAACCACCTCCATCCCTGTGACGAATATCCTTTTAGCTGCTGACTTTCAAGAGTTTATTGTTTACTTTGAACGGGAAACACCTGATATCGTCCTAATGGAGCTCGATATGATTACTAAAGAGGATTGGTCAAGCTTCCGTGGGCTTATGGAAATTTATGAACCTATTCTATTATTTACTAGTGCCGAAGCAACATTTGAAAAGGCGAGAATGGCTATAGATATGCAGGCACTTGATTTAATGATTAGACCCTTTTCAACAACAAAGGTAAAATCAGCTTATCAAAAAGCAGCTCGTAGGTTAGGAAAAAAAAGGCATACAATCGGGAGTTTGCATCCCAATTCCTATCAAGATGTATCATATGAATCTTTATTTATTTCACAAGCGTCTGTCTCTGAAAATTTTCATCTAGCGGCTTTCCAAACAGAGAGTGTCGAAATGGTACGTACCCTACATTCTTTTTTAACGGAATATCCATTTAAAGATGTTCACGGTATTTTTGCGTTGGGGGATAAGGTTCTTGTTTTATTTAATGATTCTCGTCTATATATTACAGAACAGTGCCAAAAAGCTTTGAGAAAGTGGGAGGAGGAGTTCACAGAACCGCTTGCAGTCGTTGTCCATATAGGAAAATCTTCATCATTAACATTAAATCAAAAATACTTACAAACGAAGAAAATGCTAGAGCTCACTTTTTACAAAGGCTACAGTCAGGTCGTTGAATTTGAATATTCTCCCGAATGGGTTCATATCGATCCTTTCTTAACTCCTCCTGAACAGAGGTCTTGGATCGACATGTTAACGAACTTCAATTCAGAAAAAATAAAGGAATGGCTTTATGCTGAATTTCTCCATTTGCAGGAACCCTATCCAGATCCTGGTTTAGTAAGAATTCGGCTAACCAGTATACTTGCACAAATCAGAAGATTTATGAAAACCTTTAATTTACAGGGAAATGCAGGCAATGAACTAGAGTATCGTTCTATTTTTAATTCAATTTTATATGATACTGTCCTATATCGAACTGTGCAAAATTTAATCCTGTTTATTCAAAAAGTGTTCCTTGCTGCGGAAAATAGTAAAAATAATAGCAAACAAGAACCAATCGAACTGGCAATTTCCTATATGGAGTCTCATTTTTCCGACAGTAATCTTAGGCTTGAACAAGTGGCTCAATATGTTGATCGGAACCCATCCTATTTTAGTCATCTTCTAATCTCGAAAACGGGTACAGGTTTTACGGAAGTATTGGCAGGCATAAGAATGAAGGAAGCGAAACGATTACTAAACGAAACAACTAAGCCAATAAAAGAAATCTCTGATTTAGTGGGCTATCAAAATTCAAATTACTTTAGTAGAATCTTTAAGGAATTTTTTGGTGTTTCTCCAAGAGAATATAGAATACAAAGGAGGGTCTCTGTCTGA
- a CDS encoding LysM peptidoglycan-binding domain-containing protein, which translates to MKKQLMIMATSAGILIGSFSIRGYAAENTYTVQSGDSLWKIANVNSLSVQNVMTYNNLTSTTIYVGQQLILIPPTIQNTTNYTVKSGDSLSVIAKIYNTTVTDLKSINNLTTDLILIGQTLKIPVVQPQQPVPAPLPSQSTYTVKSGDSLFAITQNFHLTVADLKTFNGLVSDTIYVGQVLKVTNSSITPEPKVNPLNSDALITEAKKYIGVPYVWGGSTPSGFDCSGFINYVYNTQGFSVPRTVATLWAAGTTETAPQLGDIVFFGTAGSVPTHAGIYIGNNQFIHAGTSTGVTITDLSNSYWKPLFAGVKRVVQ; encoded by the coding sequence ATGAAAAAACAACTAATGATAATGGCGACTTCTGCAGGTATCCTAATAGGATCCTTTTCAATTCGAGGCTATGCTGCTGAAAACACATACACAGTACAGTCTGGTGATTCACTATGGAAAATCGCAAATGTGAATAGTCTTTCAGTTCAAAATGTAATGACGTATAATAACTTAACATCCACAACTATCTATGTTGGCCAACAGCTAATTCTTATTCCTCCAACTATTCAAAATACAACCAACTATACAGTTAAATCTGGTGATAGTCTATCGGTGATTGCAAAAATATATAATACGACAGTGACAGACTTAAAATCTATTAATAACTTAACGACAGACCTAATCTTAATTGGACAAACTCTTAAAATACCAGTTGTCCAACCACAACAGCCAGTACCGGCACCTCTGCCATCACAATCAACTTACACTGTAAAATCAGGAGATAGCCTTTTCGCAATCACTCAGAATTTCCATTTAACAGTAGCGGATTTAAAAACCTTTAATGGATTAGTTAGTGATACTATCTATGTTGGACAAGTCTTAAAAGTTACTAATTCATCAATAACTCCAGAGCCAAAGGTAAATCCTTTGAATAGTGATGCTTTAATTACTGAGGCAAAAAAATATATTGGAGTTCCATATGTATGGGGAGGTAGCACACCTTCAGGATTTGATTGTTCTGGGTTCATCAATTATGTATATAATACACAAGGCTTCAGTGTTCCAAGAACTGTAGCTACACTTTGGGCTGCAGGAACAACCGAAACTGCTCCGCAATTGGGTGATATTGTTTTCTTTGGCACTGCCGGATCAGTTCCTACACATGCAGGAATCTATATTGGCAATAACCAATTTATCCATGCAGGGACTTCTACAGGAGTAACAATAACTGATTTAAGTAATTCTTACTGGAAGCCACTGTTTGCTGGTGTAAAAAGAGTTGTTCAATAA
- a CDS encoding MATE family efflux transporter, producing the protein MYQTYSLKEKIKQIFIMLLPILITQLGMFSMVFFNTIMSGKYSSSDLAGVAIGSSIWNPVFTGLSGILLAVSPIAAQRFGEKKNKEVSSVLAHGVFLAITIALFVLLLGFFLMDPILEKMNLPGSVEGTARDYLIGLGFGIIPLFIFNVVRSFIYALGKTRVVMFILLCSLPFNLVLNYALIFGHWGFPELGGAGAGYATSFTYWVIAGITVIIVKTQKPFSEYTSFSNFKKFTIEKYMEILKIGIPMGLSIFFENSMFAVVTVLISKFNITTIAAYQSALNIVSFLYMIPMSISMAQTVLVGFEVGAKRYKDARTYSFLGMILAVAIAMVTGLFTVLFRYKVAGFYSNEAAVIYVTAHFLIYALFFHISDAIQATAQAALRGYKDVNIAFIVTLIAYWLICLPIGYIFAHFTKLGAIGYWIGLTAGLLAAGICLSARLIYIQKKKFVSVEIMEVG; encoded by the coding sequence ATGTACCAGACTTATAGTTTAAAAGAAAAAATCAAGCAAATCTTTATCATGCTATTGCCGATTTTAATTACACAGCTCGGAATGTTTTCCATGGTATTTTTCAATACCATTATGTCTGGTAAGTATTCTTCATCCGATCTTGCAGGTGTTGCAATTGGATCTTCGATTTGGAATCCTGTTTTTACCGGTTTAAGTGGAATTCTTCTCGCTGTTTCTCCAATTGCTGCCCAGCGATTTGGGGAAAAGAAGAACAAAGAAGTTTCTTCAGTTTTAGCCCATGGAGTATTCCTGGCCATAACTATTGCTCTATTTGTTCTCCTCTTGGGCTTTTTCTTAATGGACCCTATATTAGAGAAAATGAATTTACCAGGAAGCGTTGAGGGAACAGCCCGAGATTATCTAATTGGTCTTGGTTTTGGGATCATTCCGTTGTTTATTTTTAACGTCGTAAGGTCCTTTATCTATGCGTTGGGAAAAACTCGTGTGGTCATGTTCATTTTACTTTGTTCCTTACCATTTAATTTAGTATTGAACTATGCACTTATATTTGGACATTGGGGGTTCCCCGAACTTGGCGGGGCAGGAGCTGGCTATGCCACTTCCTTTACTTATTGGGTTATTGCTGGGATAACGGTGATTATCGTCAAAACACAAAAACCATTTTCTGAATATACTTCCTTCTCAAATTTCAAAAAGTTTACGATCGAGAAGTATATGGAAATTCTAAAAATTGGCATACCAATGGGATTATCTATCTTTTTTGAAAATAGTATGTTCGCGGTTGTAACTGTATTAATTAGCAAATTTAATATAACAACGATTGCAGCCTATCAATCTGCACTAAATATCGTATCTTTTCTCTATATGATTCCAATGAGTATCTCAATGGCACAAACGGTTTTAGTCGGATTTGAAGTAGGAGCGAAGCGCTATAAGGATGCAAGGACATATAGCTTTCTTGGAATGATTTTGGCCGTTGCAATTGCTATGGTGACAGGTTTATTCACCGTTTTATTCCGTTATAAAGTGGCAGGGTTCTATTCAAACGAGGCAGCTGTTATTTATGTTACTGCTCATTTCTTAATTTACGCCCTATTTTTCCATATTTCCGATGCGATTCAAGCAACAGCACAAGCAGCACTTAGGGGATATAAGGATGTAAATATTGCTTTTATTGTGACTCTAATCGCCTATTGGCTGATTTGTTTGCCAATCGGTTATATTTTTGCCCATTTTACCAAGCTCGGAGCAATAGGGTATTGGATTGGGCTAACAGCTGGATTGCTTGCAGCTGGTATATGTTTGTCAGCGAGACTTATTTATATTCAAAAGAAGAAATTTGTTAGTGTGGAAATTATGGAAGTTGGATAA
- the odhB gene encoding 2-oxoglutarate dehydrogenase complex dihydrolipoyllysine-residue succinyltransferase: MIEIKVPELAESISEGTIANWLKNEGEFVQKGESIVELETDKVNIEINSEYSGVLKKFLYQPGDTVQVGQVIANMEENETVTNGKSEQVEGPQKTEIEKQIEAVSNTDVSSQEKQKETIANPADSVKDKNKPNPVASPAARKKARELGIDLSEVPYQDLLGRVRVDGVEAYKQSLESKQNQANQEKKPQQVATAGEKEEMIERVKMSRRRQTIAKRLVEAQQTAAMLTTFNEVDMTAIMALRSRRKDSFYKNNGVKLGFMSFFTKAVIGALKAFPLLNAEIQGNELLLKKFYDIGIAVSTDDGLVVPVVRHADRLGFAGIEKEIGVLSEKARTNSLALSDLQGGTFTITNGGTFGSLYSTPILNAPQVGILGMHKIQKRPVVIDETDTVEVRPMMYLALSYDHRIVDGKEAVQFLVMVKKLLEDPEDLLLES; the protein is encoded by the coding sequence ATGATAGAAATTAAAGTACCAGAACTTGCAGAATCCATTTCTGAAGGAACAATCGCCAATTGGTTGAAGAATGAAGGAGAATTTGTTCAAAAAGGGGAGTCCATTGTCGAGCTCGAAACAGATAAAGTGAACATAGAAATCAATAGTGAATACAGTGGGGTTCTGAAAAAATTCCTATACCAACCAGGTGACACGGTCCAAGTTGGTCAGGTCATAGCCAACATGGAAGAAAATGAAACCGTAACCAATGGTAAGAGTGAACAAGTTGAAGGTCCACAGAAGACGGAAATAGAAAAGCAAATTGAGGCAGTTTCAAATACTGATGTTAGCTCACAAGAAAAACAAAAAGAAACGATTGCAAATCCTGCCGATTCTGTTAAAGACAAAAACAAACCTAATCCAGTAGCGTCACCAGCTGCCAGAAAAAAGGCGAGGGAATTAGGGATTGATTTGAGCGAAGTTCCGTATCAGGATTTACTTGGAAGAGTTAGAGTTGATGGGGTTGAAGCCTATAAACAATCTCTAGAAAGTAAACAAAATCAAGCTAACCAGGAGAAAAAACCTCAACAAGTAGCTACTGCCGGTGAAAAAGAAGAAATGATTGAAAGAGTCAAGATGTCAAGACGTCGCCAAACTATTGCAAAAAGGTTGGTCGAAGCACAACAAACTGCTGCTATGTTAACAACCTTCAATGAAGTTGATATGACGGCAATCATGGCTCTTCGAAGTCGTCGAAAAGATTCTTTTTATAAAAATAATGGAGTAAAGCTTGGGTTCATGTCCTTTTTTACAAAAGCAGTTATCGGCGCACTAAAAGCATTTCCGTTATTGAATGCAGAAATCCAGGGCAATGAGCTCCTTCTTAAAAAATTCTATGATATCGGAATTGCCGTATCCACTGATGATGGCCTAGTTGTACCAGTTGTCCGCCATGCAGACCGATTGGGATTCGCAGGAATAGAAAAGGAAATTGGAGTATTATCGGAGAAGGCAAGAACGAATTCACTAGCCTTAAGTGACTTACAGGGTGGAACATTTACGATTACAAATGGCGGAACATTTGGGTCGCTATACTCAACACCAATACTAAATGCACCACAGGTTGGAATTTTAGGAATGCATAAAATTCAAAAACGTCCCGTTGTTATCGACGAAACTGATACTGTTGAAGTAAGACCAATGATGTACCTTGCACTTTCATATGATCACAGGATCGTTGACGGTAAAGAAGCAGTGCAATTTTTGGTCATGGTTAAGAAGTTGTTAGAGGATCCAGAGGATTTGCTTTTGGAAAGTTAA